A window of Paenibacillus polygoni contains these coding sequences:
- a CDS encoding ABC transporter permease: protein MEIARKQPGPSTELFRLSSIISELYKKIRVRPAYSFFLFVVGFPVHLFVLFYYLLHRNRSIATEVSTQVQQELSEANFYNELVERYTLQLERKHAFFDQSGSAKQIQETAEKWANDTRLEKQEELIRLRLQERGLEKPSYDQTFQTLVHNRLFLILSFLPGILMYMVILLYSNPYTKYVMERFVMTIFVIMGVVVIVFTLLYMSPFDPAANILGEGATKEQIANFNHIYGLDQGYLSQLWNNMKGIALFDLGTSYTGNEDVAASIARKFPITLTLTLISLFFSVLIAIPVGIISATKPNSFFDYTFMFIALLGLSIPNFWQGLIFILNFSIKLGWLPATYSPENAASIIMPVVVLGTGLTAAVARMTRSSTLEVIHEDYIITAKAKGLSRRVVLWRHAVGNAIIPIITVIGLQFGGMLGGAAVTEKVFNISGIGSYIVDKQFIPDIPGILGGVVYTAITISIVNVFIDILYAFFDPRIRSKMKQY, encoded by the coding sequence GTGGAGATTGCGAGAAAACAACCAGGTCCTTCAACAGAGCTTTTCCGTTTATCAAGCATCATTAGTGAATTGTACAAGAAGATAAGGGTTCGTCCTGCCTATTCGTTCTTTCTCTTTGTTGTTGGATTTCCGGTTCATTTGTTTGTTTTGTTTTACTATTTACTACATCGTAATCGATCTATTGCCACTGAAGTCAGCACACAAGTGCAACAAGAATTGAGTGAAGCCAATTTCTATAATGAGTTAGTAGAGCGGTACACTTTGCAATTAGAACGTAAACATGCCTTTTTCGATCAATCAGGTTCCGCTAAACAGATTCAAGAAACAGCAGAGAAGTGGGCGAACGATACGCGTCTAGAGAAACAGGAAGAACTTATACGACTCCGCCTTCAGGAACGAGGACTTGAGAAACCTTCCTATGATCAAACTTTTCAAACCCTAGTACATAACAGGCTGTTTCTTATCTTATCTTTTCTTCCCGGAATTCTGATGTATATGGTGATTCTGCTTTACAGTAATCCGTATACCAAATATGTAATGGAACGTTTCGTAATGACGATCTTCGTTATTATGGGTGTTGTCGTTATTGTCTTCACTCTCCTTTACATGTCACCTTTTGATCCCGCTGCCAACATTCTTGGAGAAGGTGCAACAAAAGAGCAGATAGCGAACTTCAACCATATTTATGGACTGGATCAAGGCTATCTTAGCCAGCTGTGGAACAACATGAAAGGGATTGCTTTGTTTGATCTCGGAACTTCCTATACAGGGAATGAAGATGTTGCCGCAAGCATTGCACGTAAGTTTCCGATTACGCTGACACTTACGCTCATCTCGCTCTTCTTTTCTGTACTTATTGCGATACCTGTGGGTATCATCTCGGCAACAAAACCAAATTCATTTTTTGATTATACGTTCATGTTTATCGCACTGCTCGGACTATCCATTCCGAACTTCTGGCAAGGGCTCATCTTTATTCTGAACTTTTCCATTAAACTGGGCTGGCTGCCCGCCACCTATAGTCCAGAAAATGCGGCTTCCATCATTATGCCGGTCGTTGTACTCGGTACAGGACTTACGGCTGCTGTAGCGCGGATGACGAGATCATCTACCCTCGAAGTCATTCACGAAGATTATATTATTACAGCGAAAGCAAAAGGTCTTAGTCGACGGGTTGTACTGTGGAGACATGCAGTAGGCAATGCCATTATTCCGATTATTACGGTGATTGGTCTTCAATTCGGCGGGATGCTTGGGGGAGCAGCGGTCACAGAGAAGGTATTCAACATTAGCGGGATTGGAAGTTACATTGTGGATAAACAGTTTATTCCCGATATTCCCGGTATACTGGGCGGTGTTGTATACACGGCGATTACCATCTCCATTGTCAATGTTTTCATCGACATCTTGTATGCCTTTTTCGATCCTCGAATCAGGTCCAAGATGAAACAATATTAA
- a CDS encoding ABC transporter substrate-binding protein: MKKALLPLLLVLILVISGCNVNTKSDVAGESEPAENTTATDLEPVDIELLAMSNNESDVNIIRDQLIKNGFNVKLNLQPDYGSFKAQEDAGNYDISLSGWTTVTGNPDYAVRSLFKTGGDYSKLADPEVDKLIDQAATETPEEYTETYKKLEDYLVFDKAYIAPLYISLKSQGFNKDVLNPDTIRLSKSRSQVWESIEFNDASKNTAEPLLLTQAASTLTSLDPIKGNDGSINAINTNMYVRLVNLTDDDQITSDGSLSLNHAIADGNSDYYFVLRDDIHFAKITNKKAEDSGERVGAEDVIFSLNRAKDPNSVPDHRTYSLHEHIKDAEIVTDLSSLESIKQAGSGNPIIDVLNQGLDQGITQLVSDKTQADHQSGKYQVVKVTTTEPFPQVLNYLAHQSAGIVSKKQVESINTYDVANFDVNKDIPYGDQNTVTEGSSYNNTLYASGPYILSSKNDYEAVFYKNPGYMTGTEYEPKISEIKVKFIKDADNALSALRSGEIHMYYGVPETKYDLVKQDSKLQLQTLESNGVSYLLFNTKGRDVAESEDLRKAVLYSINQDEILSFYNNNKFKAVSTVSPIVKTGNELVADPAKVKDYLAKYQESK; this comes from the coding sequence TTGAAAAAAGCACTTTTACCCCTATTACTTGTCCTCATCCTGGTTATATCCGGCTGCAATGTGAATACGAAATCTGATGTTGCAGGAGAAAGTGAACCTGCTGAGAATACGACTGCCACTGATCTTGAACCCGTCGATATTGAACTGCTGGCTATGAGCAATAATGAATCTGATGTAAATATTATTCGTGATCAGCTCATTAAAAACGGTTTTAATGTAAAACTGAATCTCCAACCGGATTACGGCAGTTTTAAAGCACAAGAAGATGCTGGCAACTATGATATTTCACTCTCCGGCTGGACTACTGTAACGGGTAACCCAGACTATGCGGTCCGTTCTCTTTTCAAAACGGGCGGTGATTACAGTAAACTAGCTGATCCGGAGGTCGACAAACTCATCGACCAGGCTGCGACAGAAACACCTGAAGAATATACAGAAACGTATAAAAAACTCGAAGACTATCTTGTTTTTGATAAAGCTTATATCGCTCCGCTTTATATTTCTTTAAAAAGCCAAGGATTTAACAAAGATGTACTGAATCCAGATACGATTCGCTTGTCTAAATCTCGCTCCCAGGTATGGGAATCTATAGAGTTTAACGATGCTTCCAAAAATACGGCAGAGCCGCTTCTTCTGACGCAGGCAGCTTCGACTCTAACTTCACTTGATCCGATTAAAGGGAATGATGGATCGATCAACGCAATCAACACCAATATGTATGTTCGTCTTGTTAATCTAACGGATGATGACCAGATTACTTCTGACGGATCTCTTTCATTGAATCATGCTATTGCTGACGGTAATTCAGACTATTACTTTGTTTTGCGTGACGATATTCATTTTGCGAAAATTACGAATAAAAAAGCGGAAGACTCCGGTGAACGTGTTGGTGCAGAGGATGTCATTTTCTCTCTAAACCGTGCTAAAGATCCGAATTCGGTACCCGATCACCGTACCTACTCCTTGCATGAGCATATTAAAGATGCTGAAATCGTTACAGATCTCAGCTCACTTGAATCCATCAAACAAGCGGGTTCGGGAAATCCTATTATTGATGTGCTGAATCAAGGTTTAGATCAAGGAATTACACAGCTCGTTAGTGACAAGACACAAGCAGATCATCAATCAGGTAAATATCAAGTTGTGAAAGTCACAACAACCGAACCTTTCCCGCAAGTACTCAACTATTTAGCTCACCAGTCTGCTGGAATTGTGTCTAAAAAACAGGTAGAGAGCATTAATACGTATGATGTAGCAAACTTTGACGTGAATAAAGATATCCCTTACGGAGATCAAAATACAGTAACAGAAGGAAGCTCTTACAACAATACGCTGTATGCAAGCGGCCCTTACATTTTGTCTTCCAAAAATGATTATGAAGCTGTATTTTATAAAAACCCAGGATATATGACGGGTACAGAGTATGAACCGAAGATTTCTGAAATTAAAGTAAAATTCATTAAAGATGCTGACAATGCTTTATCTGCCCTGCGCAGCGGAGAAATTCATATGTACTACGGTGTTCCTGAAACCAAATATGATTTGGTTAAACAAGACAGTAAACTGCAATTACAAACCCTTGAAAGCAATGGAGTCAGCTACTTATTGTTTAATACAAAAGGCCGAGATGTTGCTGAAAGCGAAGATTTAAGAAAAGCCGTGCTATACTCCATTAATCAAGACGAAATTTTGTCGTTCTACAATAACAATAAATTTAAAGCAGTATCCACAGTTAGTCCTATCGTTAAAACGGGGAATGAGCTCGTAGCCGATCCCGCAAAAGTAAAAGACTATCTGGCTAAGTATCAGGAAAGTAAGTAA
- a CDS encoding ABC transporter permease — translation MSTLTEQKTPRIEKSQQLKWSPEYMQSQFIWVVSLLITVVFLGSSYDFANRTIKPALFTVFAVYALFTIIQVLITWFIRRDVLTYGEIRSATRRLGYMQVLSIVTGNLFTAIFGLHFIKKKTTSEYTLAIYLLVTQICVIAVSSLNLFKPYVTDTFLPSMFVLIGMTVFYLITLILVAVFVDRRQAPKWMIYMAIPLMLTSITGNLFALLLGLDLIFKIRQTLKPGSGNWERIWGKITRNYSSMFGLFFIVFMFAISVSSYFTFDYDMAVQNNYSAILQTPNLAYPLGTDHFGRDLFSRIVFGARISLVVGFISTIIPVIIGGILGAFAGYYGRYTDNIIMRLLDVLYAIPGILLAIAIIAAFGANTTNLILALSVGSIPTYARTMRANVLMVSNYEYVDAARAFGSSNLSIIFRHIVPNSFAPMIVKSTLTIGGAVIATSSLSYLGLGVEPHIPEWGNILKVGSTYLESHSYLAIYPGLAIVALVLSFNFLGDGLRDALDPKID, via the coding sequence ATGTCTACTCTTACTGAACAAAAGACTCCTAGAATCGAAAAGAGTCAGCAGTTAAAATGGTCACCCGAGTATATGCAGTCTCAATTTATATGGGTTGTCTCTTTATTGATAACTGTAGTTTTCCTTGGAAGCAGTTATGATTTTGCAAATAGAACCATTAAGCCTGCTCTATTCACTGTATTTGCCGTCTACGCGCTGTTTACGATAATTCAAGTTCTGATTACTTGGTTTATTCGGCGGGATGTACTGACGTATGGCGAGATTAGATCTGCGACAAGACGGCTCGGTTATATGCAAGTGTTATCGATCGTCACCGGTAATCTCTTTACTGCGATTTTTGGCTTACATTTCATTAAAAAGAAAACAACAAGCGAGTATACGCTCGCGATCTACTTGCTTGTAACCCAGATTTGTGTCATCGCTGTATCCTCACTAAACTTGTTTAAACCTTATGTGACGGATACCTTTTTACCATCCATGTTTGTTTTGATCGGCATGACCGTGTTTTATTTAATCACCTTAATCCTTGTGGCTGTGTTTGTGGACCGCCGTCAGGCTCCTAAATGGATGATCTACATGGCGATTCCGCTGATGCTGACAAGTATTACAGGAAACCTGTTTGCTTTATTACTTGGTCTTGACTTGATCTTCAAAATACGCCAAACACTGAAACCAGGGTCTGGTAACTGGGAACGAATCTGGGGCAAAATTACGAGGAATTACAGCTCCATGTTCGGACTTTTTTTCATCGTATTTATGTTCGCCATATCCGTATCCAGCTACTTTACGTTTGACTACGATATGGCAGTCCAGAATAACTACAGTGCGATCCTCCAAACACCCAATCTTGCTTACCCGCTGGGTACAGATCATTTTGGCCGTGATCTATTTTCTCGTATTGTATTTGGCGCAAGGATCTCCCTCGTCGTTGGATTTATCTCTACCATAATTCCGGTTATTATAGGCGGAATACTTGGAGCTTTTGCCGGTTACTATGGACGCTACACCGACAACATCATCATGCGACTGCTCGATGTGCTGTATGCCATCCCAGGTATCCTGCTTGCGATTGCGATCATTGCCGCATTTGGCGCAAATACTACGAATCTCATTCTTGCACTGAGTGTTGGCTCCATTCCTACTTATGCGAGAACGATGCGAGCAAATGTCCTCATGGTCTCCAATTATGAATACGTTGATGCGGCTCGGGCTTTTGGATCGAGTAATCTATCCATTATTTTCAGACATATTGTACCGAATTCCTTTGCACCGATGATTGTCAAATCAACCTTAACTATTGGCGGAGCCGTTATTGCGACCAGCAGTCTGAGTTATTTGGGGCTTGGCGTTGAACCGCATATTCCTGAATGGGGGAATATCCTCAAAGTCGGCAGCACTTATCTGGAATCACATTCCTACCTGGCAATCTACCCAGGTCTTGCGATTGTGGCACTTGTATTATCTTTTAACTTTCTAGGTGATGGACTTCGAGATGCACTCGATCCAAAGATTGATTAA